A genomic segment from Candidatus Brocadia sinica JPN1 encodes:
- a CDS encoding B12-binding domain-containing radical SAM protein, with protein MNILLIYPEFPDTFWSFKHALKFIRKKASFPPLGLLTVAAMLPPEWSKRLVDVNVTRLTDKDLAWADYAFISSMVVQRISARHIIRRCREANVKVVAGGPLFTSEHEQFEDVDHFVLNEAEMTLPSFLEDLKNNCARRTYSTSHFADIRKTPAPLWELADLRQYASMSIQYSRGCPYHCEFCNVTALFGRSPRTKTAEQIVAEMDSFYRLGWRGPVFFVDDNLIGNKKDLKNELLPALIKWQREHVSIPFHTEVSINLADDESLMQMMSDAGFDAVFVGIETPDTDSLAECNKKQNKNRNLIEDVRRIQRAGLQVQAGFIVGFDNDTPSIFQRQIDFIQKSGIVSAMIGLLQAPAGTKLYERLKREGRLLGQMSGDNVDGTTNIIPTMDIDTFREGYKNILRYIYSPENYYQRIKTFFREYKAPKIKAQFTFNHILALFRAIYHLGILGNERVQFWELLLWTYFHRRELLPLSITLAVYGYHFRKVSKLHVL; from the coding sequence ATGAATATACTATTGATATACCCTGAGTTCCCCGATACATTTTGGAGTTTCAAACACGCACTTAAGTTTATACGCAAAAAGGCATCCTTTCCACCACTAGGACTCCTGACAGTTGCTGCAATGCTACCGCCAGAGTGGTCAAAGCGTTTGGTCGACGTCAATGTGACAAGGCTCACGGATAAAGATCTTGCATGGGCGGATTATGCGTTTATCAGTAGTATGGTTGTACAAAGAATATCTGCTCGGCATATTATCAGGCGTTGCAGGGAAGCCAATGTCAAAGTGGTTGCCGGAGGGCCTTTATTCACGAGCGAACATGAACAATTTGAGGATGTCGATCATTTTGTACTCAATGAAGCAGAGATGACCCTGCCATCCTTTTTGGAAGACCTGAAGAATAATTGCGCCAGGCGTACTTACAGCACATCTCATTTCGCTGATATTCGAAAAACACCGGCGCCTCTTTGGGAATTAGCCGATCTGAGACAATACGCCTCGATGAGCATACAGTACTCCCGTGGTTGTCCATACCACTGCGAGTTCTGCAACGTGACGGCATTGTTTGGGCGAAGTCCACGTACCAAAACTGCCGAACAAATTGTTGCTGAGATGGACAGTTTCTATCGTCTGGGGTGGCGTGGACCCGTATTCTTTGTCGATGATAATCTCATTGGAAACAAAAAAGACCTCAAGAACGAATTGCTGCCTGCTTTAATTAAATGGCAAAGAGAGCATGTGTCAATACCGTTTCACACCGAAGTCTCCATCAACCTGGCTGATGATGAATCCCTGATGCAAATGATGTCTGACGCAGGATTCGACGCGGTTTTTGTGGGGATTGAGACGCCGGATACGGATAGCCTGGCGGAATGTAACAAAAAACAGAACAAAAACCGTAACCTGATTGAAGACGTGCGGCGTATTCAGCGAGCCGGACTGCAAGTACAAGCAGGCTTTATCGTAGGTTTTGACAATGATACGCCATCCATTTTTCAGCGACAAATTGATTTTATACAGAAAAGCGGGATTGTGTCGGCGATGATTGGCCTGCTTCAGGCTCCGGCAGGGACAAAGCTCTATGAACGTCTAAAGCGGGAGGGGCGTTTGCTTGGGCAGATGTCGGGGGACAATGTAGACGGTACAACGAACATTATTCCTACCATGGACATTGATACATTCCGGGAAGGATATAAAAATATATTGAGATACATTTATTCTCCCGAAAACTATTATCAGCGCATAAAGACCTTCTTCCGGGAATATAAAGCGCCAAAGATTAAAGCTCAATTTACATTCAATCATATACTGGCGTTATTTCGCGCCATCTACCACCTCGGTATCCTGGGCAATGAACGCGTCCAATTTTGGGAACTCTTGTTGTGGACGTACTTTCACCGTCGCGAATTATTACCATTATCCATTACTCTTGCAGTTTATGGATACCACTTCCGCAAAGTCAGTAAATTACACGTTCTTTAA
- a CDS encoding acetyl-CoA decarbonylase/synthase complex subunit delta — protein sequence MEIPNVADKWSGGVNEITLGATKDKGGSRQKTITIGGAKSIPFMDFEGNPGHKPVVAMDVYDTPPEDWPETLSKPFADVLNDPAQWAKKCVEQYGADLICLKLEGIHPDKGDKSAEHAVMVVKSILAAVGVPLLIWGCEHDEKDNEVMPKVSQAAKGENCLMGVVTQDNYKTLTATCLADGHSLITLAPVDINIAKQVNILVSEMDFPLNRIVMFQSTGALGYGMEYTYSIQERERLAALTGDKMMSMPVICDVGHEAWRTKEAKSDDSEVPQWGPRDERGPIWEAITAVSLLQSGADIIRMNHPRAVAAVKKCIDRLY from the coding sequence ATGGAAATACCAAATGTAGCGGACAAGTGGTCTGGCGGTGTTAATGAAATTACCCTCGGCGCGACAAAAGATAAAGGGGGTAGCCGGCAGAAGACAATTACTATTGGTGGCGCAAAAAGTATCCCTTTTATGGATTTTGAAGGGAACCCCGGTCATAAACCTGTAGTTGCAATGGATGTCTATGATACACCACCGGAGGACTGGCCTGAAACCTTGTCCAAGCCTTTTGCGGATGTTCTCAACGATCCGGCACAGTGGGCAAAAAAATGTGTAGAACAGTATGGAGCGGATTTGATTTGTCTGAAGCTGGAAGGAATTCACCCCGATAAAGGTGATAAAAGCGCAGAGCATGCGGTGATGGTGGTAAAATCCATACTCGCTGCGGTGGGTGTACCCTTGCTTATTTGGGGGTGCGAACATGACGAAAAAGATAATGAGGTAATGCCCAAGGTAAGCCAGGCAGCGAAAGGAGAAAATTGTTTGATGGGGGTTGTTACGCAGGATAACTATAAGACCCTTACAGCCACCTGTCTTGCTGATGGACACAGTCTTATTACTTTGGCGCCTGTAGATATTAATATCGCAAAACAGGTTAACATCCTTGTTTCAGAAATGGACTTTCCGCTTAATCGAATAGTAATGTTCCAGTCAACCGGTGCGCTGGGTTACGGCATGGAGTATACCTATTCTATCCAGGAACGTGAACGGTTAGCCGCACTTACCGGAGACAAGATGATGTCCATGCCGGTAATCTGCGATGTTGGACATGAGGCATGGCGAACCAAAGAGGCAAAATCAGACGATAGCGAGGTTCCGCAGTGGGGCCCGCGTGATGAAAGAGGCCCGATATGGGAGGCCATTACGGCTGTCAGCCTTTTGCAGTCGGGCGCTGATATTATTCGCATGAATCATCCCAGGGCCGTTGCAGCAGTAAAAAAGTGTATTGATCGTTTATATTAA
- a CDS encoding dihydropteroate synthase — MISIAERINGMFKDVREAIKNKDPKAIRELAIKQTEAGASFLDVNVGTAAADPAGAMKWLIEVIQDTVKTPIAIDSQKFDVVKAGLSVIKNEVLINSSKGDPEELDKYMSIAKEHNASLICLTMDKCGIPQDVERRMEIAMKIVEKAVEHEFELSKIYIDPVLFPINVDQKQPALMFDIFNQIKMISDPPPHRNVGLSNFSQGTKEKRLLARTFLTMGISYGLDAAVMDVLDKDLMDAGITAEIIMNQHVYSDSYLMACRK; from the coding sequence ATGATTTCTATAGCTGAACGCATCAACGGTATGTTTAAAGATGTGCGAGAAGCGATAAAGAATAAGGATCCGAAGGCTATAAGAGAGCTTGCGATAAAACAGACGGAGGCCGGAGCGAGTTTTCTGGATGTGAATGTGGGGACGGCTGCGGCTGATCCTGCTGGGGCAATGAAATGGCTGATTGAAGTTATTCAAGACACGGTAAAGACACCGATTGCCATTGATAGCCAGAAATTTGATGTCGTAAAGGCGGGTTTATCGGTGATCAAGAATGAGGTCTTGATTAATTCTTCAAAGGGAGATCCGGAAGAATTAGATAAGTATATGTCCATTGCCAAAGAGCATAATGCATCTCTCATCTGTCTTACAATGGACAAATGTGGTATTCCTCAGGATGTTGAAAGACGCATGGAGATTGCTATGAAGATCGTAGAAAAGGCAGTGGAGCATGAGTTTGAACTGTCAAAGATATATATTGATCCCGTGCTCTTTCCTATTAATGTTGACCAGAAGCAACCGGCTCTCATGTTTGACATCTTCAATCAGATTAAAATGATTTCCGATCCGCCACCGCACAGAAATGTCGGGCTGAGTAACTTTTCACAGGGAACGAAGGAAAAAAGGCTTTTGGCCAGGACATTCCTGACGATGGGGATTTCATACGGATTGGATGCCGCAGTGATGGATGTGCTTGATAAGGACTTAATGGACGCTGGAATAACTGCAGAGATCATCATGAACCAGCACGTTTACAGTGATTCCTATCTTATGGCATGCAGAAAGTGA
- a CDS encoding ASKHA domain-containing protein: MTLENSRYKVHFLPGDVSVEIEKGKTVLDASYKGDLFINALCGGDGTCGKCKVILNTGKVDSLPTTHISEAEAKQGYVLACRTKVMGDLEVLIPEESKLDKSQILISDYPQFSGSLAAATSGLEQFEKKPLVRKIYLELSPPSLDDCMADYERLCQGVMVHANVPWEVLATNLTVLKRLPTLLRDAHWKVTATLGYRGSSVEIMEVQAGDVSAQNFGIAVDVGTTTVVAHLLNLSNAETIDVEATYNSQIKYGDDYIQRIIYAVQNNAMEIMQEVLVEDINHLISTLVKRNKLSIHDIGAVVCAGNTVMTHFLFGLDPTNIRREPYLPSASFVPPIKADDVGIKINGNGLLYTLPCVGAYVGGDISSGVLAIRLDKVDAVSLLIDIGTNGEIVLGNKDWMVCCSASAGPAFEGSGISCGMRAAKGAIEKVTITKNFDVVCKTIGNTPPSGICGSGLLDCLANLVRSGVIDRTGNFQKGIDTERFRKTDDGYEFILVDKNETATKKDIVITQADIQNLIRSKAAIYSAISTLIESMGMGVNDIEQVYLAGGFGNYLDIRSAITIGMLPDISVSKVQFVGNTSVIGAKMSLFYKDAYEVAQTIASKMTYFDLMSNNKYMEEYMSANFLPHTDIEKFPSVAEELMVP, from the coding sequence ATGACATTGGAAAACTCACGCTATAAAGTACACTTCCTTCCTGGCGATGTAAGCGTTGAAATCGAAAAGGGAAAGACCGTCTTGGATGCATCATATAAAGGCGATTTATTTATTAATGCCTTGTGTGGCGGAGACGGTACCTGCGGAAAATGTAAGGTAATCCTGAATACGGGAAAAGTGGATAGTTTGCCCACTACCCACATCTCTGAAGCAGAGGCTAAGCAGGGATACGTTCTTGCTTGCAGGACAAAGGTTATGGGTGACCTGGAAGTTTTGATACCTGAAGAATCAAAACTCGATAAGAGTCAAATCCTCATTAGCGATTACCCGCAGTTTTCGGGATCATTGGCCGCAGCAACTTCGGGGCTGGAACAATTTGAAAAAAAGCCGTTAGTGAGAAAGATATACCTTGAATTATCACCACCGAGTTTGGACGATTGCATGGCTGATTATGAACGACTCTGTCAGGGTGTTATGGTCCATGCTAATGTTCCTTGGGAAGTTTTGGCAACAAATTTAACTGTTTTAAAACGCTTACCCACACTTTTGAGAGACGCTCACTGGAAGGTTACAGCAACTCTGGGATACAGGGGCTCTTCAGTGGAGATTATGGAAGTACAGGCAGGGGACGTGAGTGCACAGAATTTTGGGATTGCCGTGGATGTGGGTACGACCACCGTAGTTGCGCATCTCCTGAACCTTTCTAATGCTGAGACCATAGATGTTGAAGCAACGTATAATTCCCAGATAAAATATGGAGACGACTATATTCAGCGGATTATCTATGCTGTACAAAACAATGCGATGGAAATTATGCAAGAGGTATTGGTCGAAGATATTAATCATCTGATCTCAACTCTTGTCAAAAGGAATAAGTTAAGTATCCATGATATTGGCGCTGTTGTTTGCGCCGGAAATACCGTAATGACGCATTTTTTGTTTGGCCTCGATCCCACAAATATCCGAAGAGAGCCGTATCTTCCTTCCGCTAGTTTTGTGCCTCCAATCAAGGCTGATGATGTAGGCATAAAAATTAATGGCAATGGTTTGTTGTATACGCTGCCCTGCGTAGGGGCATACGTTGGAGGGGATATATCGTCCGGCGTATTAGCTATCCGGCTGGACAAGGTCGATGCTGTGTCCCTTCTCATTGATATTGGCACAAATGGTGAGATTGTGCTTGGCAACAAGGACTGGATGGTGTGTTGTTCTGCATCAGCAGGCCCGGCTTTTGAGGGCAGTGGCATTTCCTGCGGGATGCGTGCAGCAAAGGGCGCTATAGAAAAGGTAACCATCACAAAAAATTTTGATGTCGTTTGTAAAACAATCGGAAATACCCCTCCAAGCGGAATTTGTGGTTCAGGATTATTGGATTGCCTGGCTAATTTGGTGAGAAGCGGGGTCATTGACAGGACGGGAAATTTCCAGAAAGGGATAGATACAGAACGTTTCAGAAAAACGGATGACGGGTATGAATTCATTCTGGTGGACAAGAATGAAACTGCTACAAAAAAGGACATTGTTATTACACAGGCCGACATCCAAAACCTGATCCGTTCAAAGGCAGCCATATACTCGGCAATTTCCACCTTAATTGAATCCATGGGTATGGGTGTCAATGATATTGAACAGGTATACCTGGCGGGCGGTTTTGGTAATTATCTAGATATACGGAGCGCCATTACGATTGGGATGCTCCCTGATATCTCTGTTTCAAAGGTACAATTTGTAGGGAACACCTCTGTAATTGGCGCAAAGATGTCTTTGTTTTACAAGGATGCCTATGAAGTGGCACAGACAATTGCGTCAAAGATGACCTATTTTGACCTTATGAGTAACAATAAGTATATGGAAGAATATATGTCGGCAAATTTTTTACCTCATACCGATATTGAAAAATTTCCATCAGTTGCAGAAGAGTTGATGGTTCCATAA
- a CDS encoding AAA family ATPase, protein MAFNIAVAGKGGTGKSTLSALIIRYITEELGKPVSAVDADPNASLGALLGLHIQSTVADIREDIVEKKVDFSGMSKDRYIEYAIEESIIEKEKFDLLTMGRPEGPKCYCYVNNLLRKYLDKVGTTYPFVVTDNEAGMEHLSRRTTNNVDLLMIVSEPTIVGALTLQRILALADSLPITIKQKFCVLNRVPRNGIHENLQQKLDSVGIEISAIFPFDQEVYDTAACGASVFEISRENELYQKLGKFLQKHLPASMIGKSTAGCL, encoded by the coding sequence ATGGCTTTTAATATTGCAGTAGCTGGAAAGGGTGGAACAGGTAAATCAACCCTTTCTGCCCTTATTATCCGGTATATTACCGAAGAGCTTGGTAAACCGGTGTCGGCTGTAGACGCTGATCCCAATGCCTCTTTAGGCGCATTGCTTGGATTGCATATACAAAGTACCGTTGCTGATATACGCGAAGATATTGTTGAAAAAAAGGTAGACTTTTCCGGGATGTCAAAAGACAGATATATTGAGTATGCTATCGAGGAATCCATCATTGAAAAAGAGAAATTCGATCTTTTAACGATGGGCAGGCCGGAGGGCCCGAAGTGCTATTGCTATGTCAATAATCTTCTTCGCAAATATCTGGATAAAGTAGGAACAACCTACCCGTTTGTTGTTACTGATAATGAGGCAGGGATGGAACACCTTTCCCGCAGGACGACCAATAATGTGGATCTCCTGATGATTGTAAGTGAACCTACGATTGTAGGGGCATTGACCTTGCAACGTATCCTTGCGCTGGCTGATTCACTCCCAATCACGATTAAGCAAAAGTTCTGTGTGTTAAACCGGGTGCCCAGGAACGGTATCCACGAGAATCTCCAACAGAAGTTAGATAGTGTGGGAATCGAGATATCTGCAATATTCCCCTTTGATCAGGAGGTATACGATACGGCAGCATGTGGGGCATCTGTATTTGAAATTTCCCGTGAAAATGAGTTATATCAAAAACTGGGTAAGTTCTTACAAAAGCATTTGCCGGCAAGCATGATCGGAAAAAGCACGGCTGGTTGTTTGTAG
- a CDS encoding YSC84-related protein: MKKQIIITFFILIVTLLLIAPVYAGWKPSAEDEPVKSQLSMNTPTEEVIRNFKTHYPHLTVYFEKAYGYAVFPTITKGGIGIGAAHGTGEVYEQGGFIGTSSLTQVTIGLQFGGQTYSEIVFFKDKETLDDFKKGNFKPGAQASAIASTSGASTDADYDHGVAIFTLSESGLMFEATVGGQKFNFKPK, translated from the coding sequence ATGAAAAAACAAATTATCATAACTTTTTTTATACTGATCGTTACTTTACTGCTTATTGCGCCTGTTTACGCAGGCTGGAAACCATCGGCAGAAGATGAACCGGTAAAAAGCCAATTGTCGATGAATACTCCGACTGAAGAAGTTATCAGGAATTTTAAAACTCACTATCCACATTTGACGGTCTATTTTGAAAAAGCCTACGGTTATGCGGTATTCCCCACTATCACAAAAGGTGGCATTGGTATTGGAGCTGCTCATGGTACTGGTGAAGTGTATGAGCAAGGTGGATTTATCGGTACATCAAGCTTGACACAAGTGACTATTGGTCTCCAGTTTGGCGGACAAACATATAGTGAGATTGTATTTTTTAAAGACAAAGAAACCCTTGATGATTTCAAAAAGGGAAACTTCAAGCCCGGTGCCCAAGCTTCTGCTATTGCTTCAACTTCCGGCGCTTCAACAGATGCTGATTATGATCATGGTGTGGCAATCTTCACCTTGTCGGAGAGTGGTTTAATGTTTGAGGCGACGGTGGGAGGACAGAAGTTCAATTTTAAACCGAAGTAG
- a CDS encoding DUF1015 domain-containing protein: MAIIKPFRGLRYNQDIITDISSVVTPPYDVISPQDQERYYQIHPNNIIRLDLGKGFLGDTEENNKYTRAAEFLKSWREKGILKQEDAPAIYIYDQEFLSGNRWLARRGFISLVKLEPFDKGYIYPHEQTLPGPKADRLKLTQSCRANLSSIFALFPDENNAIDSYLSTTTVTRPEVDFTDDTGVKNKLWVIKEKQTIDKLVTLMKEKPLFIADGHHRYETALVYKEQMHKENSQSGNDLPSDYVMMVCVSMNNNGLKILPAHRLVCNIRDYHLDRILKSLQESFTVELLGKGCAVEDFMSQLNNETKGHTFVMYVGQENAYYKLRLSNEKVLDMAFTNNHPEWKHLDAGILHGMIIDKILGINSNDVTLKDYVKYVKDEAEAVSLVRSGQYQLAFFLNPTRIEQVREIAMARKVMPPKSTYFYPKLITGIVINSLNSI; encoded by the coding sequence ATGGCCATTATAAAACCGTTTCGGGGGTTACGGTACAATCAAGACATCATTACGGACATTTCATCCGTTGTGACACCACCTTACGATGTAATCTCACCTCAGGATCAAGAGCGATATTATCAGATTCACCCCAATAATATCATTCGTTTGGATTTGGGAAAGGGCTTCCTCGGCGATACAGAAGAAAACAACAAATATACCCGTGCTGCTGAATTTCTCAAGAGTTGGAGGGAAAAAGGCATCCTTAAACAGGAAGATGCCCCGGCAATTTATATTTACGATCAGGAATTTTTGTCTGGCAACAGATGGCTGGCCAGAAGAGGATTTATTTCATTAGTAAAGCTGGAGCCTTTTGATAAAGGATACATCTACCCCCATGAGCAAACACTTCCTGGCCCGAAGGCAGACCGCTTGAAACTTACCCAATCGTGCCGGGCCAACCTCAGTTCCATTTTTGCCCTTTTCCCGGACGAGAATAACGCAATCGATTCTTATCTGTCAACGACAACTGTCACAAGACCAGAGGTGGATTTTACAGACGATACCGGAGTGAAAAACAAGCTTTGGGTGATAAAGGAAAAACAGACCATCGATAAATTAGTTACCCTCATGAAGGAAAAACCCCTTTTTATTGCAGATGGACACCATCGCTACGAAACTGCATTGGTTTACAAAGAACAAATGCATAAGGAAAATAGCCAATCCGGAAATGATTTGCCTTCAGATTATGTAATGATGGTATGCGTATCGATGAACAATAACGGGTTGAAGATATTGCCTGCTCATCGGCTCGTATGCAATATAAGGGATTATCACCTCGACCGTATTTTAAAGTCGTTACAAGAGTCTTTTACGGTCGAACTGCTAGGCAAGGGATGTGCGGTAGAGGATTTTATGTCACAACTCAACAATGAAACCAAAGGCCACACTTTTGTAATGTATGTTGGTCAGGAAAATGCCTATTATAAATTGCGGCTCAGCAATGAAAAAGTACTGGATATGGCATTTACTAATAACCATCCCGAATGGAAACACCTTGATGCAGGTATTCTTCATGGCATGATTATCGACAAAATATTGGGTATAAATTCTAACGATGTGACCTTGAAAGATTACGTGAAATATGTGAAGGATGAAGCAGAAGCCGTATCGCTTGTACGATCCGGCCAGTATCAATTGGCCTTCTTTCTTAACCCAACGCGTATTGAACAGGTAAGAGAAATTGCTATGGCGCGCAAGGTCATGCCCCCAAAATCAACGTACTTTTATCCGAAATTAATAACGGGTATTGTAATAAACAGTCTGAATTCTATTTAA
- the ahcY gene encoding adenosylhomocysteinase — MNYDIKDGNLALGGKKRIEWANNDMPVLAQVKERFEKEKPLKGMKMSACLHVTAETANLARTLKAGGADIVLCASNPLSTQDDVAASLVKDYGIPVFAIKGEDNKTYYKHITSALDHKPTITMDDGADLVSAIHKERKELIPQILGSMEETTTGVIRLKAMEKDGSLKIPVVAVNDADTKHLFDNRYGTGQSTIDGIIRATDSLLAGKIFVIAGYGWCGKGLAMRAKGMGANVVVTEIDPIKSLEAAMDGFMVMPMSEAAKIGDLFCTLTGNIHVIRKEHFEVMKNGAMVCNSGHFNVEIDIAALESIATKVNKAVRNFVDQYVLKNGKSVYLLGEGRLINLAAAEGHPACVMDMSFATQALATEYVVKNKGKLVSRVYEVPKEIDQWVASLKLKSMGVAIDTLTKEQEKYLASWEEGT, encoded by the coding sequence ATGAATTATGATATTAAAGACGGAAATCTTGCTTTGGGTGGCAAGAAACGCATTGAATGGGCAAATAACGATATGCCTGTTCTGGCACAGGTAAAGGAGAGATTTGAAAAGGAAAAGCCCTTGAAGGGAATGAAAATGTCGGCATGCCTTCATGTAACAGCTGAGACAGCAAATCTGGCCAGGACGCTCAAGGCTGGAGGGGCTGATATTGTCCTTTGCGCCTCGAATCCTTTATCCACCCAGGACGATGTCGCTGCCTCTTTGGTAAAGGATTACGGAATCCCTGTCTTCGCTATCAAGGGAGAAGATAACAAAACGTATTACAAGCATATTACATCGGCGCTGGATCATAAACCAACCATCACAATGGACGACGGCGCCGACCTTGTTTCGGCCATCCATAAAGAAAGAAAGGAACTCATCCCGCAAATTCTCGGGAGCATGGAGGAAACAACTACCGGCGTGATAAGGTTAAAAGCCATGGAGAAGGACGGGTCACTGAAGATCCCTGTTGTTGCTGTAAATGATGCCGATACAAAACACCTTTTCGATAACCGTTATGGAACCGGACAATCTACTATCGATGGAATTATCCGGGCGACAGACAGCCTGCTGGCCGGCAAGATCTTTGTTATTGCCGGTTACGGATGGTGTGGAAAGGGATTAGCTATGCGGGCGAAGGGTATGGGAGCGAATGTTGTGGTTACGGAAATCGACCCGATTAAGTCCTTGGAAGCCGCTATGGATGGTTTTATGGTGATGCCTATGAGTGAAGCGGCCAAAATTGGCGATCTGTTCTGCACCTTAACGGGGAATATCCATGTGATCCGGAAAGAACACTTTGAAGTCATGAAGAATGGGGCTATGGTCTGCAATTCAGGTCATTTTAATGTGGAGATCGATATCGCTGCTTTAGAATCCATAGCTACAAAGGTTAATAAAGCAGTTCGTAATTTTGTAGACCAATATGTGCTAAAAAATGGAAAATCTGTTTATCTCCTCGGGGAAGGCCGTCTCATTAATCTTGCCGCAGCGGAAGGCCACCCTGCCTGTGTAATGGATATGAGTTTTGCAACCCAGGCGCTGGCTACAGAATATGTCGTAAAAAACAAAGGTAAATTAGTATCCAGGGTTTATGAAGTACCTAAAGAGATCGATCAGTGGGTAGCCAGTCTGAAGTTAAAATCTATGGGTGTTGCTATTGATACCCTTACAAAAGAGCAAGAGAAGTATCTTGCTTCATGGGAGGAAGGCACCTAA
- a CDS encoding acyl-CoA thioesterase, translating into MKIHEIKTRVRYQETDQMGIVYYGNFFTYFEMGRTEYLRNLGLPYSELEKEQIYFPVTEAHCRFRSPAHYDDILIIQTWISELKHATVEFNHKVICEGDNKLIVEGFSRLACLNANRKPIPMPEKLKRLFQE; encoded by the coding sequence ATGAAGATTCACGAAATTAAGACCCGTGTCCGTTATCAGGAAACCGACCAGATGGGTATCGTCTATTACGGCAATTTCTTCACGTATTTTGAGATGGGTCGGACGGAATATTTGCGAAATCTTGGATTGCCGTATTCGGAATTGGAAAAAGAGCAGATCTACTTTCCCGTCACCGAGGCCCACTGCCGGTTTCGTTCTCCCGCCCACTATGATGACATTCTCATTATTCAGACCTGGATTTCTGAACTGAAACATGCCACTGTAGAATTTAACCATAAAGTAATTTGCGAGGGTGATAATAAACTCATCGTTGAGGGTTTTTCAAGGCTCGCATGCCTCAATGCCAACCGCAAGCCAATCCCTATGCCTGAAAAACTGAAAAGGCTTTTCCAGGAGTGA
- a CDS encoding tetratricopeptide repeat protein: protein MRLLFSIAGVLFIVLLTSVFSFAIGKGPEDSDSDMAIYEYGERVLQDLKNQFDTGLLRECMGFYLDNQQYDSPQGSYNKAIRLGYQIVNIDRRDIDTYTTVAWLLWSKWVCWTKKPNGMPDGEGKADEAVELLNWGKQWNQKSALFYKESADTIWPLAKYYRADLYDFVIENYRKADLLAGGNDLLKVRVRLNLGHIYRQIGKKKPAMYWYQRVLELAPNNEVADRYFAHLENELDRKNLR, encoded by the coding sequence ATGCGTTTACTATTTTCCATAGCAGGTGTCTTGTTCATTGTTCTTCTGACCTCCGTTTTTTCTTTTGCGATTGGGAAAGGGCCGGAAGATTCTGATTCAGATATGGCTATTTATGAATACGGTGAAAGGGTGCTTCAGGATCTAAAGAATCAGTTCGATACAGGTCTATTGAGAGAGTGTATGGGGTTTTATCTGGATAACCAACAGTATGATAGTCCACAGGGAAGTTACAATAAGGCTATTCGTCTCGGTTATCAAATCGTCAACATTGATCGCCGGGATATTGACACGTATACAACTGTGGCCTGGCTTTTGTGGTCTAAATGGGTGTGTTGGACCAAAAAACCAAATGGAATGCCTGATGGTGAGGGAAAGGCTGATGAAGCTGTCGAACTTTTGAATTGGGGAAAACAGTGGAACCAGAAATCTGCACTTTTTTATAAAGAGTCTGCGGACACGATATGGCCGTTGGCGAAATATTATCGTGCAGATCTTTATGATTTTGTAATCGAAAACTATCGAAAAGCAGATCTTTTGGCGGGGGGAAACGACCTTCTGAAAGTCAGGGTACGTTTGAACCTTGGTCATATCTATCGCCAAATTGGCAAGAAAAAACCGGCCATGTATTGGTATCAAAGGGTTCTTGAGCTTGCCCCCAACAATGAGGTGGCTGACCGTTATTTTGCTCATTTGGAAAATGAACTTGATAGAAAAAATCTACGATGA